In Athalia rosae chromosome 6, iyAthRosa1.1, whole genome shotgun sequence, one DNA window encodes the following:
- the LOC105688825 gene encoding serine-rich adhesin for platelets-like isoform X1: MWNGRWLLCLIVVGVLETQGAFSMNDSKKSKESEVTASSNSRSDGKKNAYDDDQVLSTNPTISSSDDLTASNRTVLNGKLLTSVAKVTTFGFLSFCFFLLREHSTYSYFFVVVIQEETAASSSLLNTTRSSSHGQSHSKRHIRRPKSYRKESKAKSHASRNNVVSGNSINSSTGDGGIEPQDFFRNATSGATPGTLDITTRSIATKGSKDTLDERLERLSSRLSTSSSSSDNWDNSSSASSSDGASVIDEKSSSIELMAFTFDGGEGVRHSTQPNEAQKWRETLNTSSPDAMAVIQTSDHSTEQSKSTFASDKMIETRAVAVPVDPPDRVSMSIGKSSGSIRTDDSVLASVESESTASKISNSAGSKVSTGLEGADSNSMKKSNHSRSDTDEYSWISLNDSLNAVSPRKLSDALKRVESQESRGFYAYSNSTISNVSENTSNSKSEISNGTDGVLGKYSESLAAIPEVVRGSADPRVSRNSDRSPFGSPSTQEDVAIIRNVETPSRSTLSTSVLLPSKRDADDRIADKTDESFRLTLSLDSSSSSCSSGLSKNMRNDIHNTTNPFYQKRINDVTLSIPGDKPERCDLPVQSLAAGLLPDDHVSESKEQASPEHSKNGSHDAKVKNTLRPSPPGRVQNSSYSEEVLANLGPTVRDSLIRTEASTTTEADTAGHTLAPNTDLEENCNASSSFNVFTPFINFRKTIGKVVPSEDGTPILQVDQSLNVTTTEDSLYIMEGFGFLKTNGDDISDLEDEITDRRRDVGFDYFETENYPGYPPLIRDHDSGLKITDQIEFEGELPVIKQGPLTLELKENPEDRYEDPWWLNLDETKRKIERSSNDKDTANEMGVHSSGFSVLQEIRAFQSPSKSIFPEINLSNTSSYHLFLLPTLYIFIGMCIVVVGCSIWCSKVLVRRQQPKLPNFKYFIKPRGTAANAVV; the protein is encoded by the exons ATGTGGAATGGCCGATGGCTTTTATGCCTCATCGTGGTCGGAG TGTTGGAAACGCAAGGGGCATTTTCTATGAATGACtccaaaaaatcgaaggaaagcGAGGTGACCGCTTCGTCAAATTCAAGATCTGACGGGAAGAAAAATGCATACGACGATGATCAAGTTCTATCAACGAATCCGACAATTTCATCCTCAGATGATTTAACCGCCTCCAACCGAACCGTTTTAAATGGTAAACTGCTGACGTCAGTAGCCAAAGTCACAACATTcggttttctttcgttttgtttttttcttctccgagaACACAGTActtattcctatttttttgttgttgtaatACAAGAAGAAACTGCGGCGTCCAGTTCTTTATTAAATACTACAAGATCAAGTTCTCACGGTCAGTCACATTCTAAGCGACACATTCGGAGGCCGAAATCATACCGCAAAGAATCAAAGGCAAAATCACATGCGAGTAGAAATAACGTGGTGAGCGGAAATTCGATTAACTCCAGCACTGGAGACGGTGGAATTGAGCCCCAAGATTTTTTCCGCAATGCAACTTCGGGAGCAACACCAGGAACTTTGGATATAACAACTAGATCCATTGCTACGAAAGGGAGTAAAGATACTCTTGACGAAAGACTGGAGAGACTGTCTTCTAGACTGTCAACCAGTTCAA GTTCTTCGGATAATTGGGATAATTCTTCATCGGCATCATCATCGGACGGGGCGTCTGtgatcgacgaaaaatcgtCCTCAATCGAATTAATGGCGTTCACTTTCGACGGGGGTGAAGGAGTCCGTCACTCAACTCAGCCAAACGAAGCTCAGAAGTGGAGGGAAACTCTGAATACGTCTTCACCTGATGCTATGGCCGTAATCCAAACTTCCGATCATTCGACCGAACAGTCGAAATCCACATTTGCATCTGATAAAATGATTGAG ACGAGGGCAGTAGCAGTTCCGGTAGATCCGCCGGACCGAGTTTCTATGTCTATCGGAAAGAGCAGCGGTAGCATAAGGACGGATGATTCGG TCCTGGCCTCGGTAGAAAGCGAATCTACTGCGTCAAAAATCTCAAATAGTGCAGGCTCGAAAGTGTCAACTGGATTAGAAGGAGCTGACTCAAATTCTATGAAGAAATCGAATCATAGTAGAAGCGATACTGATGAGTATTCTTGGATATCATTGAATGACAGTCTCAATGCTGTATCTCCAAGGAAACTTTCAGACGCCTTGAAGAGGGTGGAATCCCAAGAGTCGAGGGGTTTTTATGCCTACAGCAATTCTACAATCTCCAACGTCTCAGAAAACACCTCGAATTCCAAATCAGAAATAAGTAATGGTACCGATGGTGTTTTGGGAAAGTATTCAGAATCTTTGGCAGCAATACCCGAGGTCGTTCGTGGATCTGCAGATCCACGCGTATCGAGAAACAGCGATCGTTCGCCATTTGGATCTCCAAGTACCCAGGAAGACGTTGCAATAATTCGAAATGTTGAGACGCCTTCACGATCAACACTTTCAACGTCAGTTTTATTACCTAGCAAAAGAGACGCAGACGACAGAATAGCTGATAAAACAGACGAATCATTCCGGTTGACGCTTAGCTTGGACTCCTCATCTTCGTCCTGCTCCTCCGGTTTATCGAAAAACATGCGGAATGACATTCACAACACTACGAATCCGTTTTAtcaaaaacgaataaacgatGTTACTTTGTCGATTCCGGGAGATAAACCGGAACGCTGTGATCTACCGGTCCAGTCCTTAGCTGCTGGGCTACTTCCAGACGATCACGTTTCCGAGTCCAAAGAACAAGCATCACCGGAGCATTCGAAGAATGGTAGTCACGATGCAAAAGTAAAGAATACGTTGAGACCATCGCCTCCCGGACGCGTCCAGAATTCGTCATATTCTGAAGAAGTTTTGGCAAATTTGGGACCGACCGTCCGGGATTCGTTAATTCGTACGGAAGCATCGACGACCACTGAGGCTGATACAGCTGGACATACTTTGGCACCGAATACTGACCTCGAAGAAAACTGTAACGCCTCATCTTCATTTAATGTTTTTACACcattcataaattttcgtaAAACTATTGGCAAAGTTGTACCTTCCGAAGATGGTACTCCAATACTACAGGTTGATCAGTCTCTAAATGTCACGACGACCGAAGACAGTCTTTACATCATGGAaggattcggattcttgaAAACAAATGGGGATGATATTTCTGACCTCGAAGATGAAATTACAGATCGGCGAAGAGACGTCGGATTTGATTATTTCGAAACTGAAAATTACCCGGGTTATCCCCCACTGATTCGGGACCACGATTCTGGACTCAAAATCACCGATCAAATTGAGTTCGAGGGCGAGCTGCCAGTAATTAAACAAGGGCCGCTTACCCTTGAGTTGAAGGAAAATCCCGAAG ATCGATACGAAGATCCTtggtggctcaatttggatgaaactaaacgaaaaatagaacgaTCTTCAAACGATAAAGACACCGCGAACGAAATGGGTGTTCATTCGAGTGGATTTTCTGTGCTACAAGAAATCCGGGCATTTCAATCTCCATCGAAAAGCATTTTCCCCGAGATAAACCTGTCGAACACCAGTAGCTACCATCTTTTCCTGTTACCAACGCTTTACA TTTTTATCGGTATGTGCATCGTCGTGGTAGGTTGCAGTATTTGGTGCAGCAAGGTTTTGGTCAGAAGACAACAACCCAAGCTACCTAATTTTAAATACTTTATCAAACCAAGAGGAACAGCTGCGAATGCTGTTGTCTGA
- the LOC105688825 gene encoding serine-rich adhesin for platelets-like isoform X4, translated as MWNGRWLLCLIVVGVLETQGAFSMNDSKKSKESEVTASSNSRSDGKKNAYDDDQVLSTNPTISSSDDLTASNRTVLNETAASSSLLNTTRSSSHGQSHSKRHIRRPKSYRKESKAKSHASRNNVVSGNSINSSTGDGGIEPQDFFRNATSGATPGTLDITTRSIATKGSKDTLDERLERLSSRLSTSSSSSDNWDNSSSASSSDGASVIDEKSSSIELMAFTFDGGEGVRHSTQPNEAQKWRETLNTSSPDAMAVIQTSDHSTEQSKSTFASDKMIETRAVAVPVDPPDRVSMSIGKSSGSIRTDDSVLASVESESTASKISNSAGSKVSTGLEGADSNSMKKSNHSRSDTDEYSWISLNDSLNAVSPRKLSDALKRVESQESRGFYAYSNSTISNVSENTSNSKSEISNGTDGVLGKYSESLAAIPEVVRGSADPRVSRNSDRSPFGSPSTQEDVAIIRNVETPSRSTLSTSVLLPSKRDADDRIADKTDESFRLTLSLDSSSSSCSSGLSKNMRNDIHNTTNPFYQKRINDVTLSIPGDKPERCDLPVQSLAAGLLPDDHVSESKEQASPEHSKNGSHDAKVKNTLRPSPPGRVQNSSYSEEVLANLGPTVRDSLIRTEASTTTEADTAGHTLAPNTDLEENCNASSSFNVFTPFINFRKTIGKVVPSEDGTPILQVDQSLNVTTTEDSLYIMEGFGFLKTNGDDISDLEDEITDRRRDVGFDYFETENYPGYPPLIRDHDSGLKITDQIEFEGELPVIKQGPLTLELKENPEDRYEDPWWLNLDETKRKIERSSNDKDTANEMGVHSSGFSVLQEIRAFQSPSKSIFPEINLSNTSSYHLFLLPTLYIFIGMCIVVVGCSIWCSKVLVRRQQPKLPNFKYFIKPRGTAANAVV; from the exons ATGTGGAATGGCCGATGGCTTTTATGCCTCATCGTGGTCGGAG TGTTGGAAACGCAAGGGGCATTTTCTATGAATGACtccaaaaaatcgaaggaaagcGAGGTGACCGCTTCGTCAAATTCAAGATCTGACGGGAAGAAAAATGCATACGACGATGATCAAGTTCTATCAACGAATCCGACAATTTCATCCTCAGATGATTTAACCGCCTCCAACCGAACCGTTTTAAATG AAACTGCGGCGTCCAGTTCTTTATTAAATACTACAAGATCAAGTTCTCACGGTCAGTCACATTCTAAGCGACACATTCGGAGGCCGAAATCATACCGCAAAGAATCAAAGGCAAAATCACATGCGAGTAGAAATAACGTGGTGAGCGGAAATTCGATTAACTCCAGCACTGGAGACGGTGGAATTGAGCCCCAAGATTTTTTCCGCAATGCAACTTCGGGAGCAACACCAGGAACTTTGGATATAACAACTAGATCCATTGCTACGAAAGGGAGTAAAGATACTCTTGACGAAAGACTGGAGAGACTGTCTTCTAGACTGTCAACCAGTTCAA GTTCTTCGGATAATTGGGATAATTCTTCATCGGCATCATCATCGGACGGGGCGTCTGtgatcgacgaaaaatcgtCCTCAATCGAATTAATGGCGTTCACTTTCGACGGGGGTGAAGGAGTCCGTCACTCAACTCAGCCAAACGAAGCTCAGAAGTGGAGGGAAACTCTGAATACGTCTTCACCTGATGCTATGGCCGTAATCCAAACTTCCGATCATTCGACCGAACAGTCGAAATCCACATTTGCATCTGATAAAATGATTGAG ACGAGGGCAGTAGCAGTTCCGGTAGATCCGCCGGACCGAGTTTCTATGTCTATCGGAAAGAGCAGCGGTAGCATAAGGACGGATGATTCGG TCCTGGCCTCGGTAGAAAGCGAATCTACTGCGTCAAAAATCTCAAATAGTGCAGGCTCGAAAGTGTCAACTGGATTAGAAGGAGCTGACTCAAATTCTATGAAGAAATCGAATCATAGTAGAAGCGATACTGATGAGTATTCTTGGATATCATTGAATGACAGTCTCAATGCTGTATCTCCAAGGAAACTTTCAGACGCCTTGAAGAGGGTGGAATCCCAAGAGTCGAGGGGTTTTTATGCCTACAGCAATTCTACAATCTCCAACGTCTCAGAAAACACCTCGAATTCCAAATCAGAAATAAGTAATGGTACCGATGGTGTTTTGGGAAAGTATTCAGAATCTTTGGCAGCAATACCCGAGGTCGTTCGTGGATCTGCAGATCCACGCGTATCGAGAAACAGCGATCGTTCGCCATTTGGATCTCCAAGTACCCAGGAAGACGTTGCAATAATTCGAAATGTTGAGACGCCTTCACGATCAACACTTTCAACGTCAGTTTTATTACCTAGCAAAAGAGACGCAGACGACAGAATAGCTGATAAAACAGACGAATCATTCCGGTTGACGCTTAGCTTGGACTCCTCATCTTCGTCCTGCTCCTCCGGTTTATCGAAAAACATGCGGAATGACATTCACAACACTACGAATCCGTTTTAtcaaaaacgaataaacgatGTTACTTTGTCGATTCCGGGAGATAAACCGGAACGCTGTGATCTACCGGTCCAGTCCTTAGCTGCTGGGCTACTTCCAGACGATCACGTTTCCGAGTCCAAAGAACAAGCATCACCGGAGCATTCGAAGAATGGTAGTCACGATGCAAAAGTAAAGAATACGTTGAGACCATCGCCTCCCGGACGCGTCCAGAATTCGTCATATTCTGAAGAAGTTTTGGCAAATTTGGGACCGACCGTCCGGGATTCGTTAATTCGTACGGAAGCATCGACGACCACTGAGGCTGATACAGCTGGACATACTTTGGCACCGAATACTGACCTCGAAGAAAACTGTAACGCCTCATCTTCATTTAATGTTTTTACACcattcataaattttcgtaAAACTATTGGCAAAGTTGTACCTTCCGAAGATGGTACTCCAATACTACAGGTTGATCAGTCTCTAAATGTCACGACGACCGAAGACAGTCTTTACATCATGGAaggattcggattcttgaAAACAAATGGGGATGATATTTCTGACCTCGAAGATGAAATTACAGATCGGCGAAGAGACGTCGGATTTGATTATTTCGAAACTGAAAATTACCCGGGTTATCCCCCACTGATTCGGGACCACGATTCTGGACTCAAAATCACCGATCAAATTGAGTTCGAGGGCGAGCTGCCAGTAATTAAACAAGGGCCGCTTACCCTTGAGTTGAAGGAAAATCCCGAAG ATCGATACGAAGATCCTtggtggctcaatttggatgaaactaaacgaaaaatagaacgaTCTTCAAACGATAAAGACACCGCGAACGAAATGGGTGTTCATTCGAGTGGATTTTCTGTGCTACAAGAAATCCGGGCATTTCAATCTCCATCGAAAAGCATTTTCCCCGAGATAAACCTGTCGAACACCAGTAGCTACCATCTTTTCCTGTTACCAACGCTTTACA TTTTTATCGGTATGTGCATCGTCGTGGTAGGTTGCAGTATTTGGTGCAGCAAGGTTTTGGTCAGAAGACAACAACCCAAGCTACCTAATTTTAAATACTTTATCAAACCAAGAGGAACAGCTGCGAATGCTGTTGTCTGA
- the LOC105688825 gene encoding serine-rich adhesin for platelets-like isoform X3, which translates to MWNGRWLLCLIVVGVLETQGAFSMNDSKKSKESEVTASSNSRSDGKKNAYDDDQVLSTNPTISSSDDLTASNRTVLNEETAASSSLLNTTRSSSHGQSHSKRHIRRPKSYRKESKAKSHASRNNVVSGNSINSSTGDGGIEPQDFFRNATSGATPGTLDITTRSIATKGSKDTLDERLERLSSRLSTSSSSSDNWDNSSSASSSDGASVIDEKSSSIELMAFTFDGGEGVRHSTQPNEAQKWRETLNTSSPDAMAVIQTSDHSTEQSKSTFASDKMIETRAVAVPVDPPDRVSMSIGKSSGSIRTDDSVLASVESESTASKISNSAGSKVSTGLEGADSNSMKKSNHSRSDTDEYSWISLNDSLNAVSPRKLSDALKRVESQESRGFYAYSNSTISNVSENTSNSKSEISNGTDGVLGKYSESLAAIPEVVRGSADPRVSRNSDRSPFGSPSTQEDVAIIRNVETPSRSTLSTSVLLPSKRDADDRIADKTDESFRLTLSLDSSSSSCSSGLSKNMRNDIHNTTNPFYQKRINDVTLSIPGDKPERCDLPVQSLAAGLLPDDHVSESKEQASPEHSKNGSHDAKVKNTLRPSPPGRVQNSSYSEEVLANLGPTVRDSLIRTEASTTTEADTAGHTLAPNTDLEENCNASSSFNVFTPFINFRKTIGKVVPSEDGTPILQVDQSLNVTTTEDSLYIMEGFGFLKTNGDDISDLEDEITDRRRDVGFDYFETENYPGYPPLIRDHDSGLKITDQIEFEGELPVIKQGPLTLELKENPEDRYEDPWWLNLDETKRKIERSSNDKDTANEMGVHSSGFSVLQEIRAFQSPSKSIFPEINLSNTSSYHLFLLPTLYIFIGMCIVVVGCSIWCSKVLVRRQQPKLPNFKYFIKPRGTAANAVV; encoded by the exons ATGTGGAATGGCCGATGGCTTTTATGCCTCATCGTGGTCGGAG TGTTGGAAACGCAAGGGGCATTTTCTATGAATGACtccaaaaaatcgaaggaaagcGAGGTGACCGCTTCGTCAAATTCAAGATCTGACGGGAAGAAAAATGCATACGACGATGATCAAGTTCTATCAACGAATCCGACAATTTCATCCTCAGATGATTTAACCGCCTCCAACCGAACCGTTTTAAATG AAGAAACTGCGGCGTCCAGTTCTTTATTAAATACTACAAGATCAAGTTCTCACGGTCAGTCACATTCTAAGCGACACATTCGGAGGCCGAAATCATACCGCAAAGAATCAAAGGCAAAATCACATGCGAGTAGAAATAACGTGGTGAGCGGAAATTCGATTAACTCCAGCACTGGAGACGGTGGAATTGAGCCCCAAGATTTTTTCCGCAATGCAACTTCGGGAGCAACACCAGGAACTTTGGATATAACAACTAGATCCATTGCTACGAAAGGGAGTAAAGATACTCTTGACGAAAGACTGGAGAGACTGTCTTCTAGACTGTCAACCAGTTCAA GTTCTTCGGATAATTGGGATAATTCTTCATCGGCATCATCATCGGACGGGGCGTCTGtgatcgacgaaaaatcgtCCTCAATCGAATTAATGGCGTTCACTTTCGACGGGGGTGAAGGAGTCCGTCACTCAACTCAGCCAAACGAAGCTCAGAAGTGGAGGGAAACTCTGAATACGTCTTCACCTGATGCTATGGCCGTAATCCAAACTTCCGATCATTCGACCGAACAGTCGAAATCCACATTTGCATCTGATAAAATGATTGAG ACGAGGGCAGTAGCAGTTCCGGTAGATCCGCCGGACCGAGTTTCTATGTCTATCGGAAAGAGCAGCGGTAGCATAAGGACGGATGATTCGG TCCTGGCCTCGGTAGAAAGCGAATCTACTGCGTCAAAAATCTCAAATAGTGCAGGCTCGAAAGTGTCAACTGGATTAGAAGGAGCTGACTCAAATTCTATGAAGAAATCGAATCATAGTAGAAGCGATACTGATGAGTATTCTTGGATATCATTGAATGACAGTCTCAATGCTGTATCTCCAAGGAAACTTTCAGACGCCTTGAAGAGGGTGGAATCCCAAGAGTCGAGGGGTTTTTATGCCTACAGCAATTCTACAATCTCCAACGTCTCAGAAAACACCTCGAATTCCAAATCAGAAATAAGTAATGGTACCGATGGTGTTTTGGGAAAGTATTCAGAATCTTTGGCAGCAATACCCGAGGTCGTTCGTGGATCTGCAGATCCACGCGTATCGAGAAACAGCGATCGTTCGCCATTTGGATCTCCAAGTACCCAGGAAGACGTTGCAATAATTCGAAATGTTGAGACGCCTTCACGATCAACACTTTCAACGTCAGTTTTATTACCTAGCAAAAGAGACGCAGACGACAGAATAGCTGATAAAACAGACGAATCATTCCGGTTGACGCTTAGCTTGGACTCCTCATCTTCGTCCTGCTCCTCCGGTTTATCGAAAAACATGCGGAATGACATTCACAACACTACGAATCCGTTTTAtcaaaaacgaataaacgatGTTACTTTGTCGATTCCGGGAGATAAACCGGAACGCTGTGATCTACCGGTCCAGTCCTTAGCTGCTGGGCTACTTCCAGACGATCACGTTTCCGAGTCCAAAGAACAAGCATCACCGGAGCATTCGAAGAATGGTAGTCACGATGCAAAAGTAAAGAATACGTTGAGACCATCGCCTCCCGGACGCGTCCAGAATTCGTCATATTCTGAAGAAGTTTTGGCAAATTTGGGACCGACCGTCCGGGATTCGTTAATTCGTACGGAAGCATCGACGACCACTGAGGCTGATACAGCTGGACATACTTTGGCACCGAATACTGACCTCGAAGAAAACTGTAACGCCTCATCTTCATTTAATGTTTTTACACcattcataaattttcgtaAAACTATTGGCAAAGTTGTACCTTCCGAAGATGGTACTCCAATACTACAGGTTGATCAGTCTCTAAATGTCACGACGACCGAAGACAGTCTTTACATCATGGAaggattcggattcttgaAAACAAATGGGGATGATATTTCTGACCTCGAAGATGAAATTACAGATCGGCGAAGAGACGTCGGATTTGATTATTTCGAAACTGAAAATTACCCGGGTTATCCCCCACTGATTCGGGACCACGATTCTGGACTCAAAATCACCGATCAAATTGAGTTCGAGGGCGAGCTGCCAGTAATTAAACAAGGGCCGCTTACCCTTGAGTTGAAGGAAAATCCCGAAG ATCGATACGAAGATCCTtggtggctcaatttggatgaaactaaacgaaaaatagaacgaTCTTCAAACGATAAAGACACCGCGAACGAAATGGGTGTTCATTCGAGTGGATTTTCTGTGCTACAAGAAATCCGGGCATTTCAATCTCCATCGAAAAGCATTTTCCCCGAGATAAACCTGTCGAACACCAGTAGCTACCATCTTTTCCTGTTACCAACGCTTTACA TTTTTATCGGTATGTGCATCGTCGTGGTAGGTTGCAGTATTTGGTGCAGCAAGGTTTTGGTCAGAAGACAACAACCCAAGCTACCTAATTTTAAATACTTTATCAAACCAAGAGGAACAGCTGCGAATGCTGTTGTCTGA
- the LOC105688825 gene encoding serine-rich adhesin for platelets-like isoform X2: protein MNDSKKSKESEVTASSNSRSDGKKNAYDDDQVLSTNPTISSSDDLTASNRTVLNGKLLTSVAKVTTFGFLSFCFFLLREHSTYSYFFVVVIQEETAASSSLLNTTRSSSHGQSHSKRHIRRPKSYRKESKAKSHASRNNVVSGNSINSSTGDGGIEPQDFFRNATSGATPGTLDITTRSIATKGSKDTLDERLERLSSRLSTSSSSSDNWDNSSSASSSDGASVIDEKSSSIELMAFTFDGGEGVRHSTQPNEAQKWRETLNTSSPDAMAVIQTSDHSTEQSKSTFASDKMIETRAVAVPVDPPDRVSMSIGKSSGSIRTDDSVLASVESESTASKISNSAGSKVSTGLEGADSNSMKKSNHSRSDTDEYSWISLNDSLNAVSPRKLSDALKRVESQESRGFYAYSNSTISNVSENTSNSKSEISNGTDGVLGKYSESLAAIPEVVRGSADPRVSRNSDRSPFGSPSTQEDVAIIRNVETPSRSTLSTSVLLPSKRDADDRIADKTDESFRLTLSLDSSSSSCSSGLSKNMRNDIHNTTNPFYQKRINDVTLSIPGDKPERCDLPVQSLAAGLLPDDHVSESKEQASPEHSKNGSHDAKVKNTLRPSPPGRVQNSSYSEEVLANLGPTVRDSLIRTEASTTTEADTAGHTLAPNTDLEENCNASSSFNVFTPFINFRKTIGKVVPSEDGTPILQVDQSLNVTTTEDSLYIMEGFGFLKTNGDDISDLEDEITDRRRDVGFDYFETENYPGYPPLIRDHDSGLKITDQIEFEGELPVIKQGPLTLELKENPEDRYEDPWWLNLDETKRKIERSSNDKDTANEMGVHSSGFSVLQEIRAFQSPSKSIFPEINLSNTSSYHLFLLPTLYIFIGMCIVVVGCSIWCSKVLVRRQQPKLPNFKYFIKPRGTAANAVV from the exons ATGAATGACtccaaaaaatcgaaggaaagcGAGGTGACCGCTTCGTCAAATTCAAGATCTGACGGGAAGAAAAATGCATACGACGATGATCAAGTTCTATCAACGAATCCGACAATTTCATCCTCAGATGATTTAACCGCCTCCAACCGAACCGTTTTAAATGGTAAACTGCTGACGTCAGTAGCCAAAGTCACAACATTcggttttctttcgttttgtttttttcttctccgagaACACAGTActtattcctatttttttgttgttgtaatACAAGAAGAAACTGCGGCGTCCAGTTCTTTATTAAATACTACAAGATCAAGTTCTCACGGTCAGTCACATTCTAAGCGACACATTCGGAGGCCGAAATCATACCGCAAAGAATCAAAGGCAAAATCACATGCGAGTAGAAATAACGTGGTGAGCGGAAATTCGATTAACTCCAGCACTGGAGACGGTGGAATTGAGCCCCAAGATTTTTTCCGCAATGCAACTTCGGGAGCAACACCAGGAACTTTGGATATAACAACTAGATCCATTGCTACGAAAGGGAGTAAAGATACTCTTGACGAAAGACTGGAGAGACTGTCTTCTAGACTGTCAACCAGTTCAA GTTCTTCGGATAATTGGGATAATTCTTCATCGGCATCATCATCGGACGGGGCGTCTGtgatcgacgaaaaatcgtCCTCAATCGAATTAATGGCGTTCACTTTCGACGGGGGTGAAGGAGTCCGTCACTCAACTCAGCCAAACGAAGCTCAGAAGTGGAGGGAAACTCTGAATACGTCTTCACCTGATGCTATGGCCGTAATCCAAACTTCCGATCATTCGACCGAACAGTCGAAATCCACATTTGCATCTGATAAAATGATTGAG ACGAGGGCAGTAGCAGTTCCGGTAGATCCGCCGGACCGAGTTTCTATGTCTATCGGAAAGAGCAGCGGTAGCATAAGGACGGATGATTCGG TCCTGGCCTCGGTAGAAAGCGAATCTACTGCGTCAAAAATCTCAAATAGTGCAGGCTCGAAAGTGTCAACTGGATTAGAAGGAGCTGACTCAAATTCTATGAAGAAATCGAATCATAGTAGAAGCGATACTGATGAGTATTCTTGGATATCATTGAATGACAGTCTCAATGCTGTATCTCCAAGGAAACTTTCAGACGCCTTGAAGAGGGTGGAATCCCAAGAGTCGAGGGGTTTTTATGCCTACAGCAATTCTACAATCTCCAACGTCTCAGAAAACACCTCGAATTCCAAATCAGAAATAAGTAATGGTACCGATGGTGTTTTGGGAAAGTATTCAGAATCTTTGGCAGCAATACCCGAGGTCGTTCGTGGATCTGCAGATCCACGCGTATCGAGAAACAGCGATCGTTCGCCATTTGGATCTCCAAGTACCCAGGAAGACGTTGCAATAATTCGAAATGTTGAGACGCCTTCACGATCAACACTTTCAACGTCAGTTTTATTACCTAGCAAAAGAGACGCAGACGACAGAATAGCTGATAAAACAGACGAATCATTCCGGTTGACGCTTAGCTTGGACTCCTCATCTTCGTCCTGCTCCTCCGGTTTATCGAAAAACATGCGGAATGACATTCACAACACTACGAATCCGTTTTAtcaaaaacgaataaacgatGTTACTTTGTCGATTCCGGGAGATAAACCGGAACGCTGTGATCTACCGGTCCAGTCCTTAGCTGCTGGGCTACTTCCAGACGATCACGTTTCCGAGTCCAAAGAACAAGCATCACCGGAGCATTCGAAGAATGGTAGTCACGATGCAAAAGTAAAGAATACGTTGAGACCATCGCCTCCCGGACGCGTCCAGAATTCGTCATATTCTGAAGAAGTTTTGGCAAATTTGGGACCGACCGTCCGGGATTCGTTAATTCGTACGGAAGCATCGACGACCACTGAGGCTGATACAGCTGGACATACTTTGGCACCGAATACTGACCTCGAAGAAAACTGTAACGCCTCATCTTCATTTAATGTTTTTACACcattcataaattttcgtaAAACTATTGGCAAAGTTGTACCTTCCGAAGATGGTACTCCAATACTACAGGTTGATCAGTCTCTAAATGTCACGACGACCGAAGACAGTCTTTACATCATGGAaggattcggattcttgaAAACAAATGGGGATGATATTTCTGACCTCGAAGATGAAATTACAGATCGGCGAAGAGACGTCGGATTTGATTATTTCGAAACTGAAAATTACCCGGGTTATCCCCCACTGATTCGGGACCACGATTCTGGACTCAAAATCACCGATCAAATTGAGTTCGAGGGCGAGCTGCCAGTAATTAAACAAGGGCCGCTTACCCTTGAGTTGAAGGAAAATCCCGAAG ATCGATACGAAGATCCTtggtggctcaatttggatgaaactaaacgaaaaatagaacgaTCTTCAAACGATAAAGACACCGCGAACGAAATGGGTGTTCATTCGAGTGGATTTTCTGTGCTACAAGAAATCCGGGCATTTCAATCTCCATCGAAAAGCATTTTCCCCGAGATAAACCTGTCGAACACCAGTAGCTACCATCTTTTCCTGTTACCAACGCTTTACA TTTTTATCGGTATGTGCATCGTCGTGGTAGGTTGCAGTATTTGGTGCAGCAAGGTTTTGGTCAGAAGACAACAACCCAAGCTACCTAATTTTAAATACTTTATCAAACCAAGAGGAACAGCTGCGAATGCTGTTGTCTGA